One window of the Pseudomonas lurida genome contains the following:
- a CDS encoding DUF1190 domain-containing protein, protein MKRSKYVQLSLAASVAMAISGCGPTEKTYDLQKKYNFQSVQQCADEKLPVDVCSDAYMTAMAEHRRIAPVYDSQADCDADFVADWCQQDSTGKFIPRLGGFELTAEGQVTQSQVDAANAQAGNAQASGGSGFSTSSLLTGLLIGNMLSNNRNSYRSEPVYRYRDDRGNYGSSTLNQRVSNGATFGRSNQARYGSSNYTNTLRTPSKSSSVASATSRGGFGSKASARSGWGGGGSSS, encoded by the coding sequence ATGAAACGAAGCAAGTACGTCCAGCTGTCGCTGGCGGCGTCGGTCGCCATGGCGATTTCCGGCTGCGGCCCGACGGAAAAAACCTACGATCTGCAGAAGAAGTACAACTTTCAGTCTGTTCAGCAGTGCGCCGATGAAAAACTGCCGGTGGACGTCTGCTCGGACGCCTACATGACGGCCATGGCCGAACATCGCCGCATTGCACCGGTGTACGACAGCCAGGCCGATTGCGATGCCGATTTCGTCGCCGACTGGTGCCAGCAGGACTCCACCGGCAAGTTCATCCCCCGGCTGGGTGGTTTCGAACTGACCGCCGAAGGCCAGGTGACACAGTCCCAGGTCGACGCTGCCAACGCTCAGGCTGGGAACGCTCAGGCAAGTGGCGGCTCAGGCTTCTCCACCAGCAGCCTGCTGACCGGCCTGCTGATCGGCAACATGCTGAGCAACAATCGCAACAGCTACCGCTCAGAGCCGGTGTATCGCTACCGCGATGATCGCGGCAATTACGGCTCCTCGACGCTCAACCAGCGCGTCTCGAATGGCGCCACGTTTGGCCGTTCGAACCAGGCCCGCTACGGCAGCAGCAATTACACCAACACGCTGCGCACCCCCAGCAAGTCGAGCTCCGTGGCGTCGGCGACCTCCCGTGGCGGTTTCGGCAGCAAGGCCAGCGCACGCAGTGGCTGGGGCGGCGGCGGGTCGAGCAGTTAA
- a CDS encoding LexA family transcriptional regulator, with product MNTSGDRLKALLREVHLSASDFAKNRGVTPQHVNNWFKRGVPMGRLNEIAELLCISSRWLRTGEGPKHPPANFQLEGPSTRKGLPTTREGSGKYLTGPACPPEKIDVEIDLHPSFTSTERIRVSLHTLQTLNVNPDRALGAYMVDNSMIDIIQQGATLAIDRGRTQIIDGEIYAVEHDGMLRIKYLYNRPGGGLRMRSHNAGEHPDEYLTYEQRFEQNFQIVGWVFWWSTLNNRRPPVPLDEHLLGWEGSKSDPEVGI from the coding sequence ATGAATACATCAGGTGATCGTTTAAAAGCGCTACTACGGGAAGTTCATCTTTCCGCCTCCGATTTCGCCAAGAACCGCGGCGTCACGCCTCAACATGTGAACAACTGGTTCAAGCGCGGCGTCCCCATGGGCCGACTCAACGAGATCGCAGAACTGCTGTGCATTTCCAGTCGTTGGCTGCGCACTGGCGAAGGCCCCAAACACCCACCGGCCAACTTCCAACTGGAAGGCCCCAGCACCCGAAAAGGACTGCCCACCACCCGCGAAGGCAGCGGCAAATACCTCACAGGCCCCGCCTGCCCTCCGGAAAAAATCGACGTGGAGATCGACCTCCACCCCTCATTCACCTCCACCGAACGCATCCGCGTCTCCCTGCACACCCTCCAGACCCTCAACGTCAACCCCGACCGCGCCCTGGGCGCCTACATGGTCGACAACAGCATGATCGACATCATCCAACAAGGCGCCACCCTCGCCATCGACCGAGGCCGCACCCAAATCATCGACGGCGAGATCTACGCGGTGGAGCACGACGGGATGCTGCGCATCAAATACCTCTACAACAGGCCCGGGGGTGGCTTACGGATGCGCAGCCACAACGCCGGCGAACATCCCGACGAGTACCTGACGTACGAGCAGCGGTTCGAGCAGAACTTCCAGATCGTGGGGTGGGTGTTCTGGTGGTCCACCCTCAACAACCGCCGCCCACCGGTTCCGTTGGATGAGCACCTGTTGGGCTGGGAAGGCTCTAAATCGGATCCGGAGGTGGGCATTTGA
- a CDS encoding DUF350 domain-containing protein: MLEALSISLNKAAVFGFVTYILGAAVLFALFQFIYTRITPHKEFELIRAGNVSAAVALGGAIVGFAIPASNVIAYSISILDFVVWAVIAAVVQLLAFLLTSLVLKGTSERIKNGELAAGIYVAAVAISVGMLNAACMTPTQN, encoded by the coding sequence ATGCTAGAAGCTCTCTCCATCTCCCTGAACAAAGCGGCCGTGTTCGGGTTTGTCACGTATATCCTCGGGGCGGCGGTGCTGTTCGCGCTGTTCCAGTTCATCTACACCCGCATCACCCCGCACAAGGAGTTCGAGCTGATCCGCGCGGGCAACGTCTCCGCGGCCGTCGCCCTGGGCGGCGCGATCGTGGGCTTCGCCATTCCGGCCAGCAACGTGATTGCCTACTCGATCAGCATCCTCGACTTCGTTGTCTGGGCGGTGATCGCCGCCGTCGTCCAACTGTTGGCGTTCCTGCTGACCAGCCTGGTGCTCAAAGGCACGTCCGAGCGCATCAAGAACGGCGAACTCGCAGCCGGCATCTACGTGGCCGCCGTGGCCATCAGCGTCGGCATGTTGAATGCCGCGTGCATGACGCCTACCCAGAACTGA
- the ppa gene encoding inorganic diphosphatase, with amino-acid sequence MSYSKIPAGKDLPNDIYVAIEIPANHAPIKYEIDKDSDCLFVDRFMATPMFYPANYGFIPNTLADDGDPLDVLVVTPYPVTPGSVIRARPVGILNMTDDGGGDAKVIAVPHDKLSQLYVDVKEYTDLPPLLLEQIKHFFENYKDLEKGKWVKIDGWGNADAARAEILKSFAAYKG; translated from the coding sequence ATGAGCTACAGCAAGATTCCGGCTGGCAAAGACCTGCCGAACGACATCTACGTCGCCATCGAGATTCCGGCCAACCACGCGCCGATCAAATACGAAATCGACAAAGACAGCGACTGCCTGTTCGTTGACCGTTTCATGGCCACCCCGATGTTCTACCCGGCCAACTACGGTTTCATCCCTAACACCCTGGCTGACGACGGTGACCCCCTCGACGTGCTGGTCGTAACCCCTTACCCGGTGACCCCAGGCTCGGTTATCCGCGCACGCCCGGTCGGCATCCTGAACATGACCGATGACGGCGGCGGCGACGCCAAAGTCATCGCGGTTCCACACGACAAGCTGTCCCAGCTGTACGTGGACGTGAAGGAATACACCGACCTGCCGCCACTGCTGCTGGAACAGATCAAGCACTTCTTCGAGAACTACAAAGACCTCGAAAAAGGCAAATGGGTGAAGATCGACGGTTGGGGCAACGCAGACGCCGCCCGCGCCGAGATCCTGAAGTCGTTCGCAGCCTACAAAGGCTGA
- a CDS encoding glutathionylspermidine synthase family protein — protein sequence MKKIHCAERHDWKQTADSLGFLFHTIDNEPYWDESAYYQFSLKQIEHDLEDPTTEIHDMCMDLVARVVHSEELLDRLSIPASFYDMIRTSWLEGHPHLYGRMDFSYNGTGPAKLLELNYDTPTSLYEAAAFQWGWLEQCIERGLLPKHADQFNSIDTKLHQAFAQLQVNQPFYFASMKDSVEDKGTTDYLRLVAEKVGIESRHIDIEDIGLTAEGRFVDLEDRWIPHLFKLHAWEFIFHEPFGTAIAESDTQFFEPAWKSIISNKGILPLLWEFNKGHPNLLASHLDTDPGKAVPKGWVRKPFFSREGANIELQTADGVIVKEDGPYTDAPFILQEFAPLPRFGDSYTLIGSWVIGDQAAGIGVREDNSLITKDSSRFLPHLILD from the coding sequence ATGAAGAAGATCCACTGCGCAGAACGTCATGACTGGAAACAGACCGCCGACAGCCTCGGCTTTCTGTTCCACACCATCGACAACGAACCCTACTGGGACGAAAGCGCGTACTACCAATTCTCGCTCAAGCAAATCGAGCACGACCTCGAAGACCCGACCACCGAGATCCATGACATGTGCATGGACCTCGTCGCCCGCGTGGTCCACAGCGAAGAACTGCTCGACCGCCTGAGCATTCCCGCGTCCTTCTACGACATGATCCGCACCTCATGGCTAGAAGGCCACCCGCACCTGTACGGGCGCATGGACTTCTCCTACAACGGCACCGGCCCCGCCAAGTTGCTCGAACTCAACTACGACACCCCCACCAGCCTCTACGAGGCCGCGGCATTTCAATGGGGCTGGCTGGAGCAATGCATCGAACGCGGCCTGCTGCCCAAGCACGCCGACCAGTTCAACAGCATCGACACCAAACTGCACCAGGCCTTCGCCCAACTGCAGGTCAACCAGCCGTTCTACTTCGCCTCCATGAAAGACTCAGTCGAAGACAAAGGCACCACCGACTACCTGCGCCTTGTCGCGGAAAAAGTCGGCATCGAATCGCGCCACATCGACATCGAAGACATCGGCCTCACCGCCGAAGGCCGCTTCGTCGACCTCGAAGATCGCTGGATCCCCCACCTGTTCAAACTGCACGCCTGGGAATTCATCTTCCACGAACCCTTCGGCACCGCGATTGCCGAGAGTGACACCCAGTTTTTCGAGCCTGCGTGGAAATCCATCATTTCCAATAAAGGCATCCTGCCGCTGCTGTGGGAATTCAACAAAGGTCACCCGAATTTGCTCGCGTCCCACTTGGATACCGACCCGGGCAAAGCCGTGCCGAAGGGCTGGGTGCGCAAGCCGTTCTTCTCGCGGGAAGGGGCCAACATCGAGTTGCAAACGGCTGATGGGGTGATTGTGAAGGAGGACGGCCCTTACACGGATGCGCCCTTTATCCTCCAGGAGTTCGCGCCGCTGCCAAGGTTTGGGGACAGCTATACGTTGATTGGGTCCTGGGTGATTGGGGACCAGGCGGCGGGGATTGGGGTGCGAGAAGACAACAGTTTGATTACCAAGGATTCGAGCCGGTTTTTGCCGCATTTGATATTGGATTGA